In Glycine max cultivar Williams 82 chromosome 15, Glycine_max_v4.0, whole genome shotgun sequence, the DNA window TAATAGTTGCTAGGTTACTAGTTCAAGACCAATAACACAATTAACTAGTGCTACTTCCCTGTGCGTGTTTGGCCTTAACATTTTCAAGGCACCTAACCTAACCTAGGATTTTCACGTCCAAAGAGAAGACTTTCAATTTGACGTAGATTCAGTCCTTTGAGACATGTAACCAAACATATACGATGGATTCAAACTCCGTTACAGATGTCAATCAATTACCAAAGTCTCGACTCCTAAAACAATCCCATTCCCACCCCACGAGACATTTCTAACTCATCAAGGTGCCTCTTACAAGTGttaaagaaaagagaaacatTATCATCTCGTAACTACATTTTGCAAGAAAGATCTCAGTTCCATTAAGATAGGAATTTACATCAGAAATATTACAATGATAATTACCCAGAAATATTACAATGATAGTTATCCACAGCCAATCCCAAACAAGAATAATCTTTCCTCACGCTGCTGGAAAAGCGATGACTGATCATGCAATTAGGAAAGCAGAAACCACAAGTATCAGTGTATCTATTGGTATATTTGCAGAATTGTAACGTGAAATGATGGAATATCATACCAGAAAACATTTCATCTGAAGTTACCTATTTTAAACTCCCTTTGCTTGCCCGCACAAAAGCTTCAAATCCAGAGCAAGTGTGATTATGTTGTGTTTCTTGCTAATTTCTTGGGTAAGGTAAATTGATATAGAACTCTGCACAGGAAAATTATTATGGAACACTTGCTAGCATCATCACAACTTTTATTCATGTATACGGACATTTTCTATTGATAAAAATGGAATTGAAGCTAAGAAAATTACCATTCAGTCCTTTGGTTGTTCTTGGGGCGTAGACTACGTAATTTTGAAATTGTTAGATCTGCACCTCCAAATCCATCCATTGTAGCATTTGCTAATGGAAACTCAGCTCTAGATGTCAAACTGCAGGAAACAATCAAATGTAAGAAACAATCCAAGAATACACCAacttaaaaacaatcaaaattctATTGATAGTAAGGAACTTCCTATGAAAGCATGCAATAGTGCAATTGTGTGAACtcatccattaaatgttttgTTGAACTTCCAAGAGCAAAGCAAGTCACCTGCTTCGTAAAACAACACATGGCATGCCCACCTGTGTACCTCCAGCTACGCCAGATTGGCTTCCTGCAACAAGGACACAGTTGCAGACGGGTATCCCTGCATATTCAGCTCCCGCACGTAGTGCAGCCACAATCTTAGCTAGACTGGACAGACAATcaacaaattaatgaaaattgaaatattatttaactaTGCAATTAAAATCCAAATCATTCATTAATTGGGCTATTGCTAAGATTAAGGTGTCAAATGATAATTTGTGATCATCGTTCGGCCCATGTTCCagaaatgataaaaatgtaCTGTTTCAGAATCGCATTGAGTTGAcagaaaaagatatctcaataTACACACAAAGCCATCAAAGTTTAAGAACAATTTTTTAACCCAACATTTAAATTCTTGATTGCATAAAAAAACCAACATAAACATGCACTTTTTTGGTCCGAATAAATTAAATGCATGCATGAAGACACGAAGGCTTCTTATTCCACAACAACGAAAACCCTTTTTCACTCTTTCATGTACTAGGGGATTTCACCTGaagaagaaaatgtcccatACTAATGGATTTGGCTCCTTTCTCTACAAGTCTAGGTTTTAGGAAACTAGGCACCTTAAGAAATGTTTAGATGGAAAATAAAGGAGGTGAAGGGAAGGTTTTGGGCAAATCTCCCTCTTGTTGGGTGGTTCCCCaaattttgaatgatttaaAATGCCCAAATAACTCGAAAAACATTACTTTAACACCCAATTCTCTTCCCATCCCTTCTCAcactttttcctttgatttcttGTCTTCCCTTCCCCTCTACAAACATACATACAACCTTTGTATCCTTAACAACTACAAAGCCGAGACATACACATTTTTAAGTTTCTTCATCCTCCAAGTATAGATCCCTAAGACCCTAATGGTGCAAACAAAAAGTGATACAAAAGGACCAAGatatttcattttacttttggCAAAAATTACTGGAGACAAATGAACTAACCTTTCAGATGAGCTGGTATCAATCTCAACACTCAATTTTAGCATGGATGCTACCTCCTTTGCTAACCTTTGTTTTTCAGCAGAAACTGGCAAAAATGGCAGAAGCGGAAAGCCCTTAGCAAAGATCATTGTGCACTGCAAATGCTTGCATGGGGGGCACATAATCAACGACTCAAGTATATACCAGCTCTTTTGGCTTCATTGGCAAGCTCTTCATCCAAACCAGAAGCAATTACCTTTCCCAAGACTAGTTGTCCATATAAACTTTGTTCAACCTCCTTATTCCCTACAATAATGACCTTTATGCTTCGATCATCACCAAGCTTTTCCATTATGGACCTAAAAGTTTAATAAGCACAAGGCCAAAGGGAGGAAATATTAGCGCACTCACATTATCCAGGGAATAAAAAAGTGGAAGCTACACAAGCAAAGAGAAAGGATTGAGCTAGCAGATTGTGAACCACATGGCCCCtcaaatattgaattttttgtATAGATATAGCTAAAAGAATATCCACTATATCAAAACAGAATGCTATTATTCACATCTGAATTTGCAGTCATATACCGTGCAACTTCACTGGACTTGGTTCAGTCTTCAAATAAAGATTATTTTCTATAGTTCTATAAGGAAAAACTGaaacagagagagagaatgcaatGATTGAATGGAAAGGTGTACTAATTACATGCCATAGGCCATAACCAATATGTATTTACATATTATTCACATCTGAATTTGCAGTCATATAGCATGCAATTTCACTGGACTTAGTTCAGTCCTCAAATAAAGATTATTTTCTATAATTCTATAAGGAAAAACagaaacagagagagagagagagagaatacaaCGATTGAATGGAAAGGTGTACTAATTGCATGCTTTAGGCCATAACCAATATGTATTTACAAAGACTATCGTACTTTCCCTAAGTATTCCCCAAATAGGACCACGTGAGGATCTAACAGTGCTCTTAAAGTTAAAGCTTGAGTGTAAACCTGACATGCTCTAAATTAGTGCCAAAGAAAGATAACCAAGCACACCCCACCCCCACCCCTTACAGCACCTAAAGAAAGATTTTGTAAGCAAATCAGTATGCTGAGCTTCTGAGTGATCAAGAACATCTCTAGACCACAAAATCATATTCCATCAACAATCATAATATTATCCTACTAAGTAACTTAGTATCATTGCAAAATTTTGGAGCTAAATAAAATTACCCGGTAATATTATCACCACTTTTACCGTAGGCCGTTAATATTACCACTGGAACTCCTTCATTATATGCATCATCAATAAACCTGTCCATGGAGACATTACTATATGTCAAGGAATTAAGGAATGTAAAGtgtaaacaaattaaagttCCATAATTCAAGTCCCTAAATTTATGAAATATCCTGGTAACATTTTAACCTTTaggataattataatataagtaaTCAGAGTACAGCTCAATATAAAGAGGCAAAGAAACaaggaaaaacattttaaaatggtACCTTTGTAAACCAAAATTAACTCTAATCAGTAGATACCAAATTAAATTGTACAGGAAAACAACTAGACGAAAATTATCCTTATTTACTCTTGGGCCTTGAACAAatctttcaattaataaaatactcCCTGAACCCTGCTAATGTTtgaatcataaagaaaaaattgacaAGAGAGCAAAAGAAAACCAAGTGTCAAAATTGCATCTACAGTAAAAATCTACTGGAATGACTAAGTGACTCAGACCTACAATGTGAAAGAATCCCTAGGTATGATAACTTAATAGAAGCACTTAAGTTTAAAGAGATTGCTCTCCTTAACTAATGTAGCTCCCCATAAATATAGCTCACTGTACCAAAAAATATAGCtccccataaataaaatacatagaTGAGACATACAATCATATTCAAAGAAAATGAGATAACTCACTGTTCAAGACCAGGCCGCAAAGGTAGACTTTTTGACATCACAAACTCTTCTAACGCCTTTTCCTGATAACAATGATA includes these proteins:
- the LOC100800683 gene encoding uncharacterized protein isoform X1 — encoded protein: MGTYIYGLKISFSIPLHCEQHYQIAMATLTQRTVASSIFHSHTLPRKPCFFLRFRFPSTFCNFTFSLSNFAVKSSSRLAVISASSSSEYHHNSSSSPDIAVLLEVDGVLMDSHRVGNRLAFNKAFEKLGLDCANWTEPVYSDLSKRSAGDEEKMVFLYFNRIGWPSSLPTNEQGLFAKRVLQQKEKALEEFVMSKSLPLRPGLEQFIDDAYNEGVPVVILTAYGKSGDNITGSIMEKLGDDRSIKVIIVGNKEVEQSLYGQLVLGKVIASGLDEELANEAKRAVSAEKQRLAKEVASMLKLSVEIDTSSSESLAKIVAALRAGAEYAGIPVCNCVLVAGSQSGVAGGTQVGMPCVVLRSSLTSRAEFPLANATMDGFGGADLTISKLRSLRPKNNQRTE